In Nitrosomonas stercoris, the genomic stretch AATGCTGCGACTGATCGCGCTCATATCCCGCCAAATAGTGAAGTCAAACTCACCGCTAACTATAAAATTGAGCAGGAGTAATTATCGTAATTAAATCAACAATAGCAATAGATTGTTTGGAACGAACAACGATCATTTATTTCGTAACCGGGTGCGCAGGCGTGAGATTGCCTGGGTATGTATCTGACAGACGCGTGATTCGCTGACACTCAAAACCTCTCCGATTTCACGTAGATTCATGTCCTGCTCATAGTACATACCCATAACCATTTTTTCTCTTTCGGGTAATTTCTCAATGGCATCCACCAATAATTCTCGTAGATTTTTTTCCAGTAATTGCTCTAATGGCTCATTACTTTGATCATTGCAGAGATGATCGAGGAAATGATCTTCCTCACTTTCCTGAAAATCCTCATAATAGATCAATTGCCCACCACCGGCTTCCTGCAACATTTCCTGATACTCACTCAATGACACCTCGAGCTCGTCTGCAATTTCCTGCTCACTGGGCGAATAACCCAAACGCTGCTCAAGCGTACGCATGGCGGTTTCAATTTGGCGCATTTTCTTGCGCAAGCTACGCGGCAACCAATCCGCACCTCGTAACTCATCCAGCATGGAACCGCGGATACGCTGGGCAGCGTAACTCTCGAACTGACGCCCATACGAACCTTCATAACGACCAATAGCATCCAGTAATCCAATCATACCGGCCTGGATCAGATCATCTACCTGCACACTGGCAGGCAATCTGGCCATCATGTGGTAAGCAATGCGTTTGACCAGCGGGGTAAATTCAACCACAAACTGATCTTTATCAATAGTTCCTGATTCGGTATACATAGACTCGCTCACACCATAAAATTTGCTGCATCAAGATGACTGGTTCGGATTAATCTGCGTATAAAATTTTCCACTTCATCGTTATCTGCCCAGGCACCGGTACATTGCAACAGCTTCTCAGCCAGCTGCCGATAACTCGCAGCTGATTGGGAAGACGGAAAAGCACCCACCACCGGCTGGCATAATTGTGTCGAACGATGCAGCTTGTCATCTAACAAAATACAACCTGTCCACTCCAACTCAACGGCAAGATTCTTGTGGGCAACATGGGCGATATTGTTGAAAATATCGCGCCCCATACTTTCCGATTCCACTTTGTTGATCAATATCAAAAAGTGACGACGGGCATATTCCTGGCTAATCAGCTTAATTAGTGCATAAGCATCAGTAATGGCCGTCCCAGAGGCAGACAACACAATCAACACCTGCTGTGAAGCCAAGCTAAGCGGTACCACCTGACTGCTTTTTCCAATAGCGGTATCAATCAGCACCACATCGATTGGCTGCGATAATTCACTGAAACACTGAATCAGACGTTCCTGATCTGCCAGCGACAATTTGGCCAGTGAATGGATGCCGCGCATGGCTGTCAAGACCAATACACCATCTGGCCCTTGTGTCATGACCTGTTCCAGTGTTTTATCTTGATTAATAACATGCTGCAGATCGTAGCGTGCGCTCAAACCCAGATTGGCATTGATATCTTTATGTCGTGGATTTTCATCCAGAATCAATACCTGTTTGCCCATTTTCGCCAGTGCAGCTGCCAGATTGATCACAGAACAGGTTTTGCCCACCCCCGTTCTGCCACCAGCCACGGCAAACACGCGTACGCCTGTGTTAGAGGTGAGTGCAGATAACTCGCGCAAACCGGATGCCTGATCTTTTTTCATCCTAGTCATGATCAACTTTAATACGCGCTGACTGGCTGCCAGCTGATTGCTTAGTACGGCTACCAGCCATAATCAATGCAAATTCCGGATCTTGCAGCGAGAAGGGTGAATTGTTCGGTGTTGGTTTAAATACACGATGTAATAAATAGCGTGAATTGGCTTCGTGCAAATCTTCCGGCACTTTTTGGCCATTTGTCACATAGTGCAACACCAATTTGCGACGAATAATCGCATCTAACACAATACCGATACTGGCCGCCTCATCCATTTTCGTAATAATGCAGCCATAAATATGATGCTGCTGATAGGCGGAAATTACTTCATCCAACGTATCATTGCTACTGGTAGCATTAAGCAGCAGCAAGTGTCTTATTTCGGTACCACATTGGTTCAACATGGCAATCTGTTCCGCCAGCATTTGATCACGCTGGCTCATGCCAACGGTATCAATTAGCACAATGTGTTTGTTACGCAGTTCGTGCAATATCAGCTGCAAATCCTCAATATCCTTGACACTACGTACTGGCACTCCCAATAATTTGCCGTAAATGCGTAGTTGCTCATGCCCGCCAATACGATAGCTATCTGTCGTCAGCAATGCGACCTTATCTGCGCCATGCCGAATAACAGCACGCGCAGCTAATTTGGCAGTGGTGGTGGTTTTACCGACACCAGTAGGACCGATTAGCGCATACACACCGCCTTGCTCAATCATTTCATCGCCGGTAGCGGTACGCAAATTAAGCGTCAGTAACGTTATGGTTTTCTTGAGACTTTGTTCAAAATCATGATTACCGGGTAATTTTTCCAGTAAATGACGTGATAGCAACGGGCTGAATCCTGCATCCAATAAAGTGCGCAATACCTTGGTGCCCTCCGGATCACGCTGAGAAAAATTGCTCCAGCTCATCGTGGCCAATTGCTCCTCCAGCATCTGACGCATCGCCTGGATTTCTTGAATAATATGTTCGCTTTGATGATCTGCCACGGGCGGGGCTGTTTCAGCTCGTTTGGGCGTCGCTACAGTCTGTTTGGTTTCAGTAACAGGTTGTTGTTTAGATGTAATCGTCGCTGCTTCGCGAGGCGCATCCCCCGTTAATCTAGTCATGTCCCGACTGGCTAATGCCATGATTTCAATTCCATTGGGCGTTTGTTTATTAGACAAAATAACGGCATCCGCTCCTAATTCTTCTTTAACTTTGCGCAACACTTCATGGGAGGTTGCAGCTAA encodes the following:
- a CDS encoding flagellum site-determining protein YlxH; translated protein: MKKDQASGLRELSALTSNTGVRVFAVAGGRTGVGKTCSVINLAAALAKMGKQVLILDENPRHKDINANLGLSARYDLQHVINQDKTLEQVMTQGPDGVLVLTAMRGIHSLAKLSLADQERLIQCFSELSQPIDVVLIDTAIGKSSQVVPLSLASQQVLIVLSASGTAITDAYALIKLISQEYARRHFLILINKVESESMGRDIFNNIAHVAHKNLAVELEWTGCILLDDKLHRSTQLCQPVVGAFPSSQSAASYRQLAEKLLQCTGAWADNDEVENFIRRLIRTSHLDAANFMV
- a CDS encoding flagellar biosynthesis protein FlhF; this encodes MKVRKFLAATSHEVLRKVKEELGADAVILSNKQTPNGIEIMALASRDMTRLTGDAPREAATITSKQQPVTETKQTVATPKRAETAPPVADHQSEHIIQEIQAMRQMLEEQLATMSWSNFSQRDPEGTKVLRTLLDAGFSPLLSRHLLEKLPGNHDFEQSLKKTITLLTLNLRTATGDEMIEQGGVYALIGPTGVGKTTTTAKLAARAVIRHGADKVALLTTDSYRIGGHEQLRIYGKLLGVPVRSVKDIEDLQLILHELRNKHIVLIDTVGMSQRDQMLAEQIAMLNQCGTEIRHLLLLNATSSNDTLDEVISAYQQHHIYGCIITKMDEAASIGIVLDAIIRRKLVLHYVTNGQKVPEDLHEANSRYLLHRVFKPTPNNSPFSLQDPEFALIMAGSRTKQSAGSQSARIKVDHD
- a CDS encoding RNA polymerase sigma factor FliA is translated as MYTESGTIDKDQFVVEFTPLVKRIAYHMMARLPASVQVDDLIQAGMIGLLDAIGRYEGSYGRQFESYAAQRIRGSMLDELRGADWLPRSLRKKMRQIETAMRTLEQRLGYSPSEQEIADELEVSLSEYQEMLQEAGGGQLIYYEDFQESEEDHFLDHLCNDQSNEPLEQLLEKNLRELLVDAIEKLPEREKMVMGMYYEQDMNLREIGEVLSVSESRVCQIHTQAISRLRTRLRNK